The following proteins are co-located in the Seriola aureovittata isolate HTS-2021-v1 ecotype China chromosome 7, ASM2101889v1, whole genome shotgun sequence genome:
- the slc6a3 gene encoding sodium-dependent dopamine transporter, whose product MLTERVPVGLMSSVVAPQKPTSNAMGPKEVELILVKEQNGVQFTSTTLVAPTPTQTNPSGEEERETWGKKIDFLLSVIGFAVDLANVWRFPYLCYKNGGGAFLVPYLFFMVIAGMPLFYMELALGQYNREGAAGVWKICPIFKGVGFTVILISLYVGFYYNVIISWALFYLFSSFTGELPWVHCNNTWNSPNCSDWADNSSVSDLDKVTPAQEYFERGVLHIQDSNGIDDLGRPRWQLTSCLAVVIVLLYFSLWKGVKTSGKVVWITATMPYVVLTVLLLRGVTLPGAIDGIKAYLSVDFLRLCDAKVWIEAATQICFSLGVGFGVLIAFSSYNKFSNNCYRDAIITSSINSLTSFFSGFVVFSFLGYMSHKHNVALDKVARDGAGLVFVIYPEAIATLPGSSVWAVIFFIMLLTLGIDSAMGGMESVITGLIDEFKFLHKHRELFTLFIVVATFLISLFCVTNGGMYVFTLLDHFAAGTSILFGVLIEAIGIAWFYGVDRFSDDIEEMIGQRPGRYWRLCWKFVSPCFLLFMVVVSFATFNPPNYGSYMFPPWANMVGWCLAISSMSMVPLYAIYKLCTLPGKFCDRLAYAITPETEHHLVDNGEVRQFTLHHWLVV is encoded by the exons ATGCTGACAGAGAGAGTCCCTGTCGGCCTGATGTCCTCGGTTGTAGCCCCGCAAAAACCCACCTCCAACGCCATGGGCCCCAAAGAG GTGGAGCTGATCCTTGTAAAGGAGCAGAACGGGGTCCAGTTCACCTCCACCACCTTAGTGGCTCCAACCCCGACTCAGACCAACCCcagtggggaggaggagagagagacctgGGGGAAGAAAATTGACTTCCTCCTGTCGGTCATTGGGTTCGCCGTGGACCTCGCCAATGTCTGGAGATTCCCCTACCTCTGCTACAAGAACGGAGGCG gtgcTTTCTTGGTGCCATACCTGTTCTTCATGGTGATAGCAGGCATGCCTCTCTTCTACATGGAGCTGGCTCTGGGACAGTATAACAGAGAGGGCGCAGCAGGCGTCTGGAAGATCTGTCCCATATTTAAAG GCGTGGGCTTTACAGTGATCCTCATTTCACTCTACGTTGGTTTCTACTATAACGTCATCATCTCCTGGGCGCTGTTCTACCTCTTCTCCTCATTCACCGGCGAGCTGCCCTGGGTCCACTGCAACAACACCTGGAACAGTCCTAACTGCTCCGACTGGGCTGACAACAGCTCAGTCAGTGACCTTGACAAGGTCACTCCTGCCCAGGAGTACTTTGA ACGAGGGGTGCTCCACATCCAGGACAGTAATGGTATTGATGACCTGGGTCGTCCGCGCTGGCAGTTGACTTCCTGCCTGGCTGTGGTGATTGTTCTGCTCTACTTCAGTCTCTGGAAGGGAGTCAAGACCTCTGGCAAG GTTGTGTGGATCACAGCCACCATGCCCTATGTGGTCttgactgtgctgctgctccgCGGAGTCACTCTGCCCGGAGCCATCGATGGCATTAAGGCCTACCTCTCTGTGGACTTCCTGAGACTCTGTGACGCCaag GTCTGGATTGAGGCAGCGACACAGATCTGTTTCTCGCTGGGAGTGGGGTTTGGTGTGCTAATTGCCTTTTCCAGCTACAACAAATTCAGCAACAACTGttacag AGACGCCATCATCACCAGCTCCATCAACTCTTTAACCAGCTTCTTCTCCGGCTTCGTGGTCTTCTCCTTCCTTGGTTACATGTCCCATAAACACAACGTGGCCCTGGACAAAGTTGCCAGAGATG GTGCTGGGTTGGTGTTTGTCATTTACCCAGAAGCCATTGCAACATTACCTGGGTCATCAGTGTGGGCAGTTATCTTCTTCATCATGTTGTTGACACTGGGCATTGACAGTGCT ATGGGCGGGATGGAGTCGGTGATCACAGGGCTGATCGATGAATTCAAATTCCTCCACAAGCACAGGGAGCTGTTCACCCTCTTCATTGTTGTTGCCACTTTTCTCATCTCCCTCTTCTGTGTGACAAAT GGTGGGATGTATGTGTTCACTCTGCTGGACCACTTTGCAGCAGGAACATCGATTCTCTTTGGAGTGCTCATTGAAGCCATCGGCATCGCGTGGTTCTATG GAGTGGATCGTTTCAGTGATGACATTGAGGAGATGATTGGCCAGCGACCAGGCAGGTACTGGAGGCTGTGCTGGAAGTTTGTCAGCCCCTGCTTCCTCCTG TTTATGGTGGTGGTGAGTTTTGCCACGTTCAACCCTCCGAACTACGGCTCCTACATGTTTCCTCCGTGGGCCAACATGGTGGGGTGGTGTCTGGCTATCTCCTCAATGTCCATGGTGCCTCTCTATGCCATCTACAAACTCTGCACTCTGCCTGGAAAGTTTTGCGAT AGGCTGGCTTATGCCATCACCCCAGAGACAGAGCATCATTTGGTCGACAACGGGGAGGTTCGGCAGTTCACT ctGCATCACTGGTTGGTGGTCTGA